The Deltaproteobacteria bacterium genomic interval GAGGTCTACGGCGTGCGCGCGCACGTGCGGCCGCTCTCCTTCTTCTCGAAGAACGTCTGGGCCAGCCGTCTCGTGACCGCGCTGACCGTCGCGGGGGACGGGCGCGCCCCGGTGGGCCTGGCGGACACGAATCCCGCGGACAAGCGCCCCGATCTGGACGACCAGACCAACTTTCGGCTGAGCGGCACGACGCCTGTCACGGCCTTCGGCTGGGACACGGAATACACGCTCGTGCAGAATCGGCTCATCGACCTCGTGCCCTATCTGGACGTGAACTTCCTCTTCGACGGGGGGACGGGGGCGGGGATGCACCTCGGGACCTTCTTCAACCTGCGCATTCCGACGCCGGTGGGACCGACGCTCCTCACGCGGCTGGAATATCGCGCTATCGGAAAGGGATATGCGCCGCGCTATATCGATAGCCTGTACGAGGTGCAGCGTTTGCAGTATGCGCCGGGCGTCTATCGCGATGCGGCGGGGCTGCCGCTCACCAAGCTCGGATGGCTGCGCCTTGGGGACAGCGGACGGCATGGCTGGCTGGGCGAACTCTACTTCGACTTCGCGGGGTGGGTGCGCGTGGGCGGCACCTACGAGGACTACACCGGCCCGAACAACGCGGCGCTCACCCTGAGCCTGCTCCTGCCCAAGATCCCGCTCGTGAAGCTCGGGGCCTACTTCATGCGCCGGGGCTTCGACGGCCTGGGGGATGCCTTCAGTCTGGACGGCGCGCTGCTCGTGGCCTACGCGAAGGTGAAGGTCTGGGGGCCGATCTTTCTCTCCGCGAGCTACGGCCGCTCCTGGCACGTGCAGGAGGACGGCTCGTACCGCACCGAGGACAACTTCGGCGCGGGGGCGGGAGTGGCGTTCTCGTACTGACGGCCGGTAACTTGACCGTGGCGGCGAGCCATACATCAAGCATGCGCGCTGACAACGGAAAACGCTGAGAAGGCTCCGGCTCTGTTGGGCGCCGGTCAACAGGCTCGGAGGACCAGTCCCACCACAGCCAGCTCGTGCGGTGGAGAACCGCGGGGGCGAAGCGCGACCGCTTGCTCTAGATCATTCCACTTCTAGAGGCACGCGGCGCCTCGACCGCGGATGGTCCGTTCGCTGCACCCGCCAGCGGCACCCAACCGGAGGTGCGGATGATCGAGCTGGTGCGCGCAGCGAGGGTCGTGACCGAACGGCAGAGGTCCATCGTCCATGCGGGCGTGGCGCGGGCGAGCTTTCCGGCCGACGTGTGGCGGGTCTCGGCGCTCCTCGCGATGTTCTTGATCGGTTGCAACGAGGGTCCGTCACGGCGGAACCCGGACTCGATGCAGAGCGCGCTAGACGCCGGAGTGGCGGACCTCGCGGGCGCCGAGCGTGCACCGCGTCCGCCCGGGCCGAGCTGCGGGGATCAGGTCATCGGGGACGGGGAGAGCTGTGACGGCGCAGAACTCGGTGGGCGGACCTGCGCCACGGAGGGCTTCGCCAGCGGGACGCTCCGATGCTCGAGCACCTGTCAGCTCGACCTGAGCGCCTGCGGTCGCTGTGGCGACGGCGTCGTGGGGCCCGGTGAGGCCTGCGATGGGACCGAGCTGGGCGGTAAGACCTGCGCGACGCAGGGCTTCGAAGGGGGCAGCCTCTCGTGCTCCTCGGCGTGCACGCTGGACGCCTCCAAGTGCACCTTCGCGAGCTGTGGCAACGGCAAGCGCGACGGGGCCGAGTTCTGCGAGGGTGCGGACCTCGGGGGAGCGAGCTGCGCCTCCGCCGGGTACACGGGGGGCACGCTCGCTTGCTCGGCCAATTGCGCGCTCGACACGAGCCGGTGCTTCAAGTGCGGGGACCGCGTGAAGAACGGCACCGAGGCCTGCGACGGGCAGGATCTCGGCGGCCAGACCTGCGCCTCCCGTGGCTTCGGTGGGGGAAGCCTGGCCTGCAACGCGGACTGCACCTTCTATACGGCGGCCTGCTCGACGTGCGGCGACGGACGGCGGCAGGCGTCGGAGGCCTGCGACGGCGCCGACCTGGGTGGCAAGGGCTGCTCGGATTTCGGCTTCGCGGCCGGGGCGCTGCGCTGCACCGCGTGCGCGCTCGACACCTCCGCGTGTACGGCGTCGCCGCCGGTCGTTCCGCCGCAGGGGCTGAGCGTGGTCTTCGTCTCGCGCCAGATCCCGACCACGGGTTCTCCGTATCTGGCGGGCTCCAAGGGAATGCCGGGGGTCGGGTCCTTCTCGCGCTTTCAGGTGGCGGCCCCTGGCCGGCTGCTCATCCGGCTGGCGGACGGCTCTCTGCGCACGCTGGTCGACGGGGCCAAGCCGTCGGCTGCCACGCTGAACCTGATCGACGCGAACGCGCCCGACGTGTCCTACGACGGCACGAAGATCGTCTTCGCCGGACTGCCTGCGGGGCAGTATGGCGGCGGCATCCGGCAGCACCCGGGAGCGTGGCGACTCTTCGTGATCAATGTAGACGGGACGGGGCTCCGGCAGCTGACGCACTCCGATCGCGGGGCCCTCGATCTGTCGCAGTTTGGCAGCAACCCGGGGGCGTTCACCCGCTACGACGACACCGATCCGGCCTGGCTCCCCGACGGGCGGGTGGTCTTTTCCTCCACGCGCTGGCCGGCGATCGCGCAGTACCAGGACGTGCCGACCACCAACCTCTACGTGGTCAACGCCGACGGGAGCAAGCTGCACCGGATTACCGCGGAGAAGAACGGGGCGGACCGTCCGCTGGTCGATCCCATCACGGGGAAGATCGTGTTTTCTCGCTGGTGGCGGAATAGCCGCAACGCTACGAACAGCCTGTCGACGATTCCGTTTCCGGATCTTCCGGTGGGCTACGCTCAGCATATCGGTCTCGTGGCCGAGAACATGCTCGATCGTTTCGGCGGGGTGCCCGACCTATCGCGTAACGCGTGGCAGCTCGTGACCATCCGTCCGGACGGCACCGAGCTGGCGCAGTGGGGCGGCGTCTCCGGCGTGGGCTACGCGGCCTTCGAGAACCACGGTTACGGGGGCGGGTTCTCGGCGAGCGGCGTGCTCTACGCGAACTTCGTTCCGCTCCACCACCTGGCCGATCAGTCGGGGTTCGGCGGGATCCGTCGCTACGAGCGGGGACCGCACGGCTACTCGCACGTGATCGGCGTGTCGAACGATGGCGAGCTCGTCACGCAGAGCCCTCCCTCGTATAACGTCTACAAAGGAAACTATGCGGCAGACCCGTCATTTCTGCCCGACGGCCGGATGGTGCTGTCGTGGGCCAAGGATACTGGTCAGGACTACGGGCTATATATCGCTAACGCGGACGGTTCGAACTTGCAGCCCTACTATGACGTGCCGGGAACCGGCGAGCTCCGGCCGCGCGTCGTGCAGCCGCGGCCCCTGCCGCCGGTGATCGTCGATGGCGTTACCGGCGTGGCGAGCGCCCTCCCGCCCAAGGCGAGCGGCCCGTACGACCTCGACGGAACCTTTGTCTTCGACGCCCTGAACGTATACTTCAACGCGCCGGTGGACGTGGAGATTGCGCACGCGATTCCGGTCGGGTCGGCCGGGACGATCCGGTTCTTCATCGATCATCAGCGGACCAGCCTGAGCTCGGGCAATCACCTCGATTGGCCGATCCTGCTCGAGGAGAGGGTCGTGAGCGCCGGGGGGGCGGTCCAGGCCAACGCGCCGGCCAACGTGCCCCTCTTCGAGCAGCTCCGCACGCCGAGCGGGCAAGGGTACAAGGTCCCTATTTCCGCGGGCCGGTACGGGGGGGCCGGGGACCCGGTGCCGGCGGCGCACGTCGCGGGCCACAACTGGGGCCGGCCGGGGGCACGCGCTCGATGCGTGGGGTGCCACGTCGGTCACACGATGATCGCCGTGCCGGCGACCGACGAGGAGGCTCGCTGGACGAACCTCGCCCCTGGAGCGGCGCCCAGCAGCTCGTCCCGGCACGCTGCGGTTCCGAACGATCACGGGCTCAACGACCGGCGCGTGCGGACGGGGCGCGGAGGAGATGCCCGTCACTGGTACAGCGCGGCGGGGCAGACGCAGGGACAATGGGTGGAGCTGAGCTTTCCGGTTCCCGTGACGGTTCGGCGCGTGCGCCTGTACGGGCCTCCGACGGGGGCGGGCCGCACCGTGGTTGTTTCGGCCGCCACCGTGGTTGTTTCGAGCGCCGGTCAGGAGCTGGCCCGAGGAGCCGCCGGGCCCGTAGCGGTTGCGG includes:
- a CDS encoding PD40 domain-containing protein; translation: MIELVRAARVVTERQRSIVHAGVARASFPADVWRVSALLAMFLIGCNEGPSRRNPDSMQSALDAGVADLAGAERAPRPPGPSCGDQVIGDGESCDGAELGGRTCATEGFASGTLRCSSTCQLDLSACGRCGDGVVGPGEACDGTELGGKTCATQGFEGGSLSCSSACTLDASKCTFASCGNGKRDGAEFCEGADLGGASCASAGYTGGTLACSANCALDTSRCFKCGDRVKNGTEACDGQDLGGQTCASRGFGGGSLACNADCTFYTAACSTCGDGRRQASEACDGADLGGKGCSDFGFAAGALRCTACALDTSACTASPPVVPPQGLSVVFVSRQIPTTGSPYLAGSKGMPGVGSFSRFQVAAPGRLLIRLADGSLRTLVDGAKPSAATLNLIDANAPDVSYDGTKIVFAGLPAGQYGGGIRQHPGAWRLFVINVDGTGLRQLTHSDRGALDLSQFGSNPGAFTRYDDTDPAWLPDGRVVFSSTRWPAIAQYQDVPTTNLYVVNADGSKLHRITAEKNGADRPLVDPITGKIVFSRWWRNSRNATNSLSTIPFPDLPVGYAQHIGLVAENMLDRFGGVPDLSRNAWQLVTIRPDGTELAQWGGVSGVGYAAFENHGYGGGFSASGVLYANFVPLHHLADQSGFGGIRRYERGPHGYSHVIGVSNDGELVTQSPPSYNVYKGNYAADPSFLPDGRMVLSWAKDTGQDYGLYIANADGSNLQPYYDVPGTGELRPRVVQPRPLPPVIVDGVTGVASALPPKASGPYDLDGTFVFDALNVYFNAPVDVEIAHAIPVGSAGTIRFFIDHQRTSLSSGNHLDWPILLEERVVSAGGAVQANAPANVPLFEQLRTPSGQGYKVPISAGRYGGAGDPVPAAHVAGHNWGRPGARARCVGCHVGHTMIAVPATDEEARWTNLAPGAAPSSSSRHAAVPNDHGLNDRRVRTGRGGDARHWYSAAGQTQGQWVELSFPVPVTVRRVRLYGPPTGAGRTVVVSAATVVVSSAGQELARGAAGPVAVAGTDVLFSDVKARTVRVFLDKVSGTFNGVAVAGLGEVEVIARGEAP